A window of Sphingobacterium sp. SRCM116780 contains these coding sequences:
- a CDS encoding MFS transporter — protein sequence MKTSIYILALGAFGIITTEFGIVGILPTISRQFGVSIDTAGWLLSAFAITVAVSSPFITSYTTRINRKLLLCLVMSIFVFSNLISAFSTNFTTLMIARILPAILHPLFWNISIAIAFKEKGAKGVSTVMLGLSLATVLGIPFTTYAVDLFHHWQASFFLNSAISLIAFIGLLFFIPSIPADRTKSAKNQLEVLKSPLLWLNLIASIATLAAMFASYTYLTAYLEQITKMDGAQISLMLLLFGGMGTLGNWLMGIALNRNVMLTARLFLMLLMTVQILAYYLGGIFTPMVIIVSLWGMIHTGGFLVSNIRTTQSVPHHALEFVNSLLTSSFNIGISLGAFLGGLVSAYYGVQYVLWVSILLLTVTFILSFVTFPKNITENEKTNQLKHVASACEHG from the coding sequence ATGAAAACATCAATCTACATCTTAGCACTGGGAGCGTTTGGCATCATTACCACTGAATTTGGAATAGTCGGCATTCTACCGACTATTAGTCGGCAATTCGGCGTATCAATCGATACAGCGGGATGGCTCCTGAGTGCATTTGCGATAACTGTCGCCGTTTCTTCCCCATTTATTACTTCATATACAACCAGAATAAACCGAAAACTTTTGTTGTGCTTGGTAATGAGTATATTTGTTTTTTCTAATTTAATCTCAGCATTTTCCACAAATTTCACGACGCTTATGATTGCAAGAATATTGCCGGCGATATTGCATCCCCTATTCTGGAATATCTCCATTGCAATTGCATTCAAGGAAAAGGGAGCAAAAGGGGTTTCTACAGTCATGTTAGGATTAAGTTTAGCCACGGTACTCGGTATCCCCTTCACAACCTATGCAGTAGATCTATTCCATCATTGGCAGGCATCATTTTTCCTTAATAGCGCTATCAGTTTGATTGCCTTTATTGGTCTATTGTTCTTTATACCCTCTATTCCCGCAGATCGTACAAAATCTGCCAAGAATCAACTAGAGGTGTTGAAAAGTCCTCTATTATGGCTTAATCTGATTGCTAGCATAGCTACACTAGCGGCAATGTTTGCCAGTTACACCTATCTTACTGCTTACCTCGAACAAATTACAAAGATGGATGGTGCACAGATCAGTTTGATGCTCCTTCTTTTCGGAGGAATGGGGACTCTAGGGAATTGGCTCATGGGAATCGCATTGAATCGCAATGTAATGTTGACTGCAAGACTGTTTTTAATGCTCTTAATGACGGTACAGATTCTAGCCTATTATCTTGGGGGGATTTTTACTCCTATGGTCATCATCGTCTCGCTTTGGGGAATGATCCATACTGGAGGATTTCTGGTTTCAAATATCCGAACAACACAATCTGTTCCACATCATGCATTAGAATTTGTAAATAGTTTACTGACTTCATCCTTTAATATTGGAATTTCATTAGGTGCATTTCTCGGAGGATTAGTTAGTGCTTATTATGGCGTTCAGTATGTTTTATGGGTAAGTATTTTGCTGCTGACAGTTACATTTATTCTGAGCTTTGTGACCTTTCCGAAAAATATCACAGAAAACGAAAAGACAAATCAATTGAAACATGTAGCATCTGCATGTGAACATGGCTAA
- a CDS encoding PDDEXK nuclease domain-containing protein, with amino-acid sequence MWRCVSWKSDCHDPYFLDLSDMYSEKDFETSIIVELQYFIVELRSDFAFMARQKHINIDNRDYYIKLLFYHRRLNMEPVKVSIWELLGRYLIFFKFTRSHPIF; translated from the coding sequence ATGTGGAGATGTGTAAGTTGGAAAAGTGATTGTCATGACCCTTATTTTCTAGATTTATCAGATATGTATTCTGAAAAAGATTTCGAAACATCTATCATTGTTGAATTACAATATTTTATTGTAGAATTGAGGAGTGATTTTGCTTTCATGGCTCGTCAAAAGCATATCAATATTGATAATAGAGATTATTATATCAAGCTTCTATTCTATCATCGTAGGCTAAACATGGAACCGGTAAAAGTTTCTATTTGGGAGTTACTAGGGAGATATCTGATTTTTTTTAAATTCACTCGGTCGCATCCCATATTTTGA
- a CDS encoding AraC family transcriptional regulator: MRTENIDQLVKVEYHQTTSCPLKDSQFSFFQIVYVISGKGFLKINNNIASFSKGSLILLTPNDHHYLEICENTELLLVKFSERYVKEYKWNSINSMECLLYGASFLSGCILQNKPDVVLVDSIITSLLHGLNNPDLYQQELTLHYVNALIVIAARNISKMRAENVTSNTDKRVIDIIDYIQGNIHDPSLLKISAISRKYGFSETYLGSYFKKQSGETIQQYILNYKMRLIEHRLLFSDMRVNEIVTEFGFSDESHLNKFFKKRHHVSLTEFKKMKGLKALV, translated from the coding sequence ATGAGAACAGAGAATATAGATCAATTGGTAAAGGTTGAATACCATCAGACGACCAGCTGCCCCTTAAAAGATAGCCAGTTCTCCTTTTTCCAAATTGTATATGTTATTTCTGGAAAAGGATTCCTTAAGATAAACAACAATATTGCTTCTTTCAGTAAAGGCAGCTTAATTCTCCTGACTCCAAATGACCATCACTATTTGGAAATTTGTGAAAATACAGAACTTTTGCTGGTGAAATTCAGTGAACGTTATGTAAAGGAATACAAGTGGAACAGTATTAATTCGATGGAATGTCTACTTTATGGTGCTTCCTTTTTGTCTGGCTGTATTTTGCAGAATAAACCTGATGTTGTTTTGGTTGATTCAATCATAACATCGCTGCTCCACGGTCTAAATAATCCAGACCTTTACCAGCAGGAACTGACCTTGCATTATGTAAATGCATTGATCGTGATCGCAGCAAGGAATATTTCAAAGATGAGAGCGGAGAATGTTACTTCCAATACGGACAAAAGAGTAATTGATATTATTGATTATATTCAGGGAAACATCCATGATCCATCATTGTTGAAGATCTCTGCAATATCTCGGAAATATGGATTTTCAGAAACCTATCTTGGCAGTTATTTTAAAAAGCAAAGCGGGGAAACGATTCAGCAGTATATATTGAACTATAAAATGAGATTGATTGAACATCGGCTGCTATTCAGCGATATGCGGGTGAATGAAATTGTGACTGAGTTCGGTTTTTCAGATGAAAGCCACCTCAATAAGTTTTTTAAAAAACGGCACCATGTTAGTTTGACAGAGTTCAAAAAGATGAAAGGACTTAAAGCACTGGTATAA
- a CDS encoding sugar porter family MFS transporter, protein MKKYSVLAWSMVVALGGFLFGFDTAVISGAEKSIQQFWQLSSFEHGFTISIALIGTVIGSLIGSRPSDRFGRKNTLYFVAIAYLLSSIGTAMATDWHIFLTFRFLGGLGVGISSVTAPIYISEISPAHKRGRLVGLFQFNVVLGILISYLSNYLISQIGESSWRWMLGVQAFPSLLFLVLIYFIPESPRWLVLKKGATEVALKILKVINPLNCEEELTAIQNSALKSTSGNDENLFSRKYKTPVMLAILFAFFNQVSGINAIIYYAPRIFEMAGLGAHSSLLSTVGIGMINFIFTLIAINCIDRVGRRVLMLVGSFGLIASLFLVGFTFYTENFSGFAIPAYMMLFIAFFAFSQGAVIWVFISEIFPNSVRAKGQTLGSSTHWIMAAIIAFCFPYLAETLGGATTFFFFAAMMVLQLIFVWKLMPETKGKSLEQIGTNIIMH, encoded by the coding sequence ATGAAAAAATATTCCGTCCTGGCGTGGTCCATGGTCGTAGCCCTTGGAGGCTTTCTTTTTGGATTCGATACGGCAGTTATCTCTGGTGCAGAAAAATCAATCCAGCAGTTTTGGCAGCTTTCATCGTTTGAACATGGATTTACCATATCTATAGCACTTATAGGAACTGTAATTGGTTCTCTTATCGGTTCCCGCCCTTCAGATCGTTTCGGTCGTAAAAACACGTTGTATTTTGTAGCAATAGCTTATTTATTGTCCTCTATCGGTACAGCTATGGCGACAGACTGGCATATCTTTTTAACTTTTAGGTTCCTCGGTGGACTTGGAGTCGGGATATCCTCTGTCACAGCACCCATATATATATCAGAAATTTCTCCTGCGCATAAAAGAGGAAGATTAGTAGGTTTATTTCAGTTCAATGTTGTTTTAGGCATTCTGATTTCTTACCTGTCCAATTACCTCATCAGTCAGATTGGAGAGTCCTCATGGCGATGGATGTTGGGTGTTCAGGCATTCCCTTCTTTACTGTTTCTGGTGCTGATCTATTTCATCCCCGAAAGTCCGAGATGGTTGGTGTTAAAAAAAGGAGCTACTGAAGTTGCTTTGAAAATACTTAAAGTTATCAATCCACTTAATTGTGAAGAAGAATTGACAGCTATTCAAAATTCAGCTTTAAAATCGACATCAGGGAATGATGAAAATCTATTCTCCCGTAAATACAAAACTCCAGTGATGTTGGCTATATTATTTGCTTTTTTCAATCAGGTTTCTGGGATCAATGCTATCATTTATTATGCACCCCGAATTTTTGAAATGGCTGGGCTTGGTGCACATTCCTCTTTGCTTTCAACCGTAGGGATCGGGATGATCAATTTCATTTTTACATTAATCGCCATTAATTGTATTGACAGGGTCGGTAGAAGAGTATTGATGCTGGTAGGTTCCTTTGGATTAATCGCTTCCCTTTTTCTTGTTGGATTTACTTTTTATACAGAGAATTTTTCTGGCTTCGCAATTCCTGCTTACATGATGCTTTTTATCGCATTTTTTGCTTTCTCTCAAGGTGCGGTAATCTGGGTTTTCATATCCGAAATCTTCCCCAATTCAGTTCGTGCAAAAGGACAAACCCTTGGTAGCTCAACCCACTGGATCATGGCGGCGATTATCGCATTTTGTTTTCCATATTTAGCGGAAACCTTAGGAGGAGCAACGACATTTTTCTTCTTCGCAGCAATGATGGTGCTCCAGCTGATTTTTGTATGGAAACTGATGCCTGAAACCAAAGGTAAATCCTTGGAACAGATAGGAACGAATATAATCATGCATTAG
- a CDS encoding substrate-binding domain-containing protein: MKTIYNRLNNITLLFFFCFLLSGCEKQKENPSYRIGFSQCVGSDLWRRTMLEEIKMELSLHQDAELTYADANGSSKLQEKQTREMINEGIDILIISPNEAQPLTPIVEEAYNKGIPVIIIDRKTASTAYTAYVGADNFQIGKMAGEYVGEILKGKGNIVEVMGLPGSSPTIERQRGFNEGLKKYPGISVTNQVYGNWLKKDTEEELAKIKDSLINIDAVFAHNDQMASGSRKILNNLQLKKQIKVIGIDALPGKGGGLEMVSSKVLTASVLYPTGGKEAITTAFKILNKESFSKENILQSLVIDSTNVDLMKLQWNKFTSQQKDIERQGSLLKGQKKLFKNQQIVLNIIVITLVLSVVFGGLALYALLENRKINKNLEANNIEILNQRNQLIEMSSKAEAATEAKLNFFTNMSHEFRTPLTLILSPLEDLIQNEKIKSVAEKKLNLIHKNVYRLLKLINQLIDYRKIEHNKMRLSVSQTNIVSFVNDILESFQYNARKKNIDIRLITDAQEIKVWLDVNMLDKVIFNLLSNALKFTPANEIIYVEITHGSESVVLSVKDNGPGIAAEEIEHVFDHFYQAHTNAAKGSGLGLSLSKELMTLHHGNITVESTKIQGTKFSIRLQLGDAHFSEQEKLRGKVNKDVLYEDAKIYTTGLSDINEIRNLDSLTTIKQESVLIIEDNHDLLNYLGNKFEEDYEVFLADTGEKGIASAYEQVPDLIISDLVLPELSGRSITEKLKSDIRTSHIPIILLSAHGSLEQQINGMESMADAYIVKPFNYDYLVATVKSLLKNRYLLKSHYVSDISSSGKQPISKSLDKKFINDFAGIVEQNLSNENFSVDEISKEIGISRVQLYRKVKALLDCSVADYIMNRRLKKAKYLLINERYSIAEITYMVGFSSPNYFSTVFKSKYGMRPSEFKKNQISP, encoded by the coding sequence ATGAAAACCATCTATAATCGACTTAACAACATTACGTTATTATTTTTTTTCTGCTTCTTACTCTCAGGATGTGAAAAGCAAAAGGAGAATCCGTCCTATAGAATTGGTTTTTCTCAGTGTGTTGGTTCAGATCTTTGGCGAAGAACGATGCTCGAAGAAATAAAAATGGAACTTTCTTTACATCAGGATGCGGAACTGACCTATGCAGATGCGAATGGCAGTAGTAAACTTCAAGAGAAACAGACGCGCGAAATGATCAATGAAGGGATTGACATTCTGATTATATCCCCAAATGAGGCTCAGCCCCTAACCCCCATCGTAGAGGAAGCATATAACAAGGGCATACCTGTAATTATTATTGATCGGAAGACAGCCTCTACAGCCTATACCGCTTATGTGGGTGCAGACAATTTCCAAATAGGAAAAATGGCAGGCGAGTATGTGGGAGAAATACTTAAAGGAAAAGGAAACATCGTTGAAGTTATGGGACTTCCTGGTTCCTCTCCCACAATTGAGCGGCAGCGAGGATTCAATGAAGGCTTGAAAAAGTATCCAGGCATTAGCGTTACAAATCAGGTTTATGGAAACTGGTTAAAAAAAGATACGGAGGAGGAGCTAGCTAAAATCAAAGATTCCTTAATAAATATAGATGCCGTTTTTGCACATAATGACCAGATGGCTTCTGGAAGCAGAAAAATTTTGAATAACCTCCAGTTGAAAAAACAGATCAAAGTAATTGGGATTGATGCATTACCGGGAAAAGGAGGAGGTTTGGAAATGGTAAGCAGTAAAGTTTTAACAGCTAGTGTGCTGTATCCGACAGGAGGTAAAGAGGCTATTACCACCGCTTTTAAAATCCTAAACAAAGAATCCTTTTCTAAAGAAAATATTTTACAGTCCCTTGTCATTGATTCAACAAATGTTGATCTTATGAAACTCCAATGGAACAAATTCACTAGTCAGCAGAAAGATATTGAACGCCAGGGAAGTTTACTGAAAGGGCAAAAGAAACTTTTTAAAAACCAACAGATCGTACTTAATATAATAGTAATAACCCTTGTGCTTTCAGTGGTTTTTGGAGGTCTTGCGCTCTACGCCTTGTTAGAAAACAGAAAGATCAATAAAAACCTGGAGGCAAATAATATTGAAATATTAAATCAGCGCAACCAACTGATTGAAATGTCAAGTAAAGCAGAGGCAGCTACAGAGGCTAAACTGAACTTTTTCACGAATATGTCTCATGAGTTCCGAACTCCCCTTACCTTAATTTTATCCCCTCTTGAAGATCTTATACAGAACGAAAAGATCAAGTCAGTGGCAGAAAAAAAACTGAACCTTATTCACAAAAATGTCTATCGACTGCTTAAACTCATCAATCAACTCATTGACTATCGGAAAATAGAACATAATAAAATGCGCTTGAGTGTTTCTCAGACCAATATTGTCAGTTTTGTAAATGATATTCTGGAGAGCTTTCAATATAACGCGAGAAAGAAAAATATCGATATCAGACTGATCACAGATGCCCAGGAGATCAAAGTATGGTTGGATGTCAACATGCTGGACAAAGTAATATTCAATCTATTGTCTAATGCGTTAAAATTTACTCCAGCCAATGAGATCATTTACGTGGAAATCACTCATGGTTCAGAATCAGTAGTTCTCTCCGTGAAGGATAATGGACCAGGAATCGCGGCAGAGGAGATTGAACATGTATTCGACCATTTTTATCAAGCGCATACGAATGCTGCAAAAGGCTCGGGGCTTGGTTTATCCTTATCCAAGGAACTGATGACACTTCATCATGGTAACATTACAGTTGAAAGCACAAAAATCCAGGGAACGAAGTTCAGCATTCGACTTCAATTGGGGGATGCTCACTTTAGTGAACAGGAAAAATTGAGAGGAAAAGTTAACAAAGACGTGCTTTATGAAGATGCTAAAATCTATACAACTGGACTTAGTGATATAAATGAGATTAGAAACTTGGATTCATTGACAACAATAAAACAGGAATCGGTATTAATTATTGAGGATAATCATGATCTGCTGAATTATCTGGGTAATAAGTTTGAAGAGGACTATGAAGTTTTCTTAGCGGACACAGGTGAAAAAGGCATAGCTTCAGCATACGAACAAGTACCTGACCTGATCATATCAGATCTGGTACTTCCTGAATTGTCAGGACGTTCGATCACTGAAAAACTGAAATCCGATATTCGGACCTCACATATTCCAATTATACTATTATCTGCCCATGGCAGCCTGGAGCAACAAATTAACGGCATGGAAAGTATGGCTGATGCTTATATTGTAAAGCCATTTAATTACGACTATCTAGTAGCAACCGTAAAGAGCTTGTTAAAGAACCGTTACCTACTCAAAAGCCATTATGTTAGTGATATAAGCAGTTCGGGGAAGCAACCGATTTCTAAAAGTCTGGACAAAAAATTCATAAATGACTTTGCAGGAATAGTAGAACAAAATCTTTCTAACGAAAATTTTAGTGTTGATGAGATCAGTAAAGAAATAGGCATCTCCAGAGTTCAGTTGTACAGGAAAGTTAAAGCCCTACTGGATTGCAGTGTAGCTGATTATATCATGAACAGGAGGTTGAAAAAAGCAAAATACTTACTAATTAATGAAAGATATAGCATAGCAGAAATCACGTATATGGTTGGTTTTTCTTCCCCAAATTACTTCTCTACAGTTTTTAAATCAAAATATGGGATGCGACCGAGTGAATTTAAAAAAAATCAGATATCTCCCTAG
- the mnmE gene encoding tRNA uridine-5-carboxymethylaminomethyl(34) synthesis GTPase MnmE, whose translation MSEHAILEQETIVALATASGSGAIAVIRLSGKDAIAITNQVFRGKNLLKQASHTLHFGTIRDGEEIIDEVLVSLFVGPHSYTKENVVEISTHNSKYIIERVMSLLIKKGARAAKAGEFTLRAFLNGGMDLSQAEAVADLIASNSAASHQIAMQQMRGGFSNQLKKLRDDLIHFASLIELELDFSEEDVEFANRDQLKKLIKEINQVVNKLIASFEQGNVLKNGVPVVIAGKPNVGKSTLLNALLNEERAIVSDIAGTTRDTIEDEINIKGITFRFIDTAGIRETIDVIEAKGVERTREKMKQARLIIYLFDPTQDQVADIQSQISDVTVLNIPFVTIINKSDLLTAEQKQQYEVLKPLYISAKEQVGVEELKDELLQQVNLANLNTDDILVTNIRHVEALQNTQSSLERVLYGIDNPVTSDFLAMDIRESLYHLGMITGSVSTDDLLDNIFSKFCIGK comes from the coding sequence ATGTCTGAACACGCTATTTTGGAACAAGAAACAATCGTGGCTCTAGCCACAGCTAGTGGTAGTGGAGCAATTGCTGTTATCCGACTCTCGGGAAAAGATGCTATTGCAATTACCAATCAAGTTTTTCGAGGTAAGAATTTGTTGAAACAAGCTTCTCATACTCTTCATTTTGGTACTATCCGTGATGGAGAAGAAATCATTGATGAAGTGTTGGTTTCCCTATTTGTAGGCCCCCATTCCTATACCAAAGAAAATGTGGTGGAGATTTCGACTCACAATTCTAAATACATCATTGAACGGGTGATGAGTTTACTCATTAAAAAAGGAGCACGTGCAGCAAAAGCAGGAGAGTTTACGTTACGAGCTTTTTTAAATGGAGGGATGGATCTTTCACAGGCAGAAGCTGTTGCCGATTTGATTGCTTCAAATTCTGCGGCTTCCCATCAGATCGCTATGCAACAAATGCGAGGAGGATTCTCCAATCAATTGAAAAAATTACGTGATGACTTGATTCATTTCGCATCTCTTATCGAATTGGAACTAGACTTTTCAGAAGAGGATGTTGAATTTGCAAATCGTGATCAGTTGAAGAAGCTGATCAAAGAAATCAATCAAGTGGTGAATAAGCTGATTGCTTCTTTTGAACAAGGTAATGTGTTGAAGAATGGTGTCCCTGTGGTGATTGCAGGAAAACCAAATGTTGGTAAATCCACGCTATTGAATGCATTGTTGAATGAAGAGCGTGCCATTGTTTCAGATATAGCGGGTACAACACGTGATACCATCGAAGACGAGATCAATATTAAAGGAATCACATTCCGCTTTATTGATACCGCTGGAATCCGAGAAACAATTGATGTCATCGAAGCGAAAGGAGTGGAGCGTACGCGAGAGAAGATGAAGCAAGCACGTTTGATTATTTACTTATTTGATCCGACGCAAGATCAGGTAGCAGATATTCAATCACAGATTTCGGATGTTACAGTTTTAAATATTCCTTTTGTGACGATTATTAATAAATCAGATCTCCTTACTGCTGAACAAAAACAACAATATGAGGTCTTGAAACCCTTGTATATCTCTGCGAAAGAGCAGGTAGGTGTGGAAGAGTTGAAAGACGAGTTATTGCAACAAGTGAATCTTGCAAATTTGAATACAGATGATATTTTAGTAACCAACATCCGCCATGTGGAAGCGCTGCAAAACACCCAATCTTCTTTGGAACGTGTGCTGTATGGTATCGATAATCCAGTTACTTCTGACTTTTTAGCCATGGATATTCGAGAGTCTTTATATCATTTAGGTATGATCACAGGCAGTGTCTCAACTGACGATTTGTTGGATAATATCTTTTCGAAATTTTGTATCGGAAAATAA